One genomic window of Salvia miltiorrhiza cultivar Shanhuang (shh) chromosome 4, IMPLAD_Smil_shh, whole genome shotgun sequence includes the following:
- the LOC131022864 gene encoding short-chain dehydrogenase TIC 32, chloroplastic-like: MYLICSYLSPKAYAQSKLANILHAKELSKQLKAKGANVTINAVHPGVIKTEITRDFKFISDFMYFVASKFVKSTSQGAATTCYVALSPRLVGVSGEYFEDCNESRALGLASDDDIARNLWKQTHELIISIIGE, encoded by the exons ATGTACCTTATCTGCAGCTACCTTAGCCCCAAAGCTTATGCTCAATCAAAACTAGCAAACATATTACATGCCAAGGAACTATCAAAACAGCTCAAG GCAAAAGGAGCAAATGTGACTATCAATGCTGTCCATCCAGGGGTTATAAAGACTGAAATTACAAgagatttcaaatttatttcag ATTTTATGTATTTTGTGGCATCCAAATTTGTCAAGTCAACATCACAG GGTGCGGCCACGACATGTTATGTTGCATTGAGCCCTCGACTAGTCGGCGTAAGCGGCGAGTACTTTGAAGACTGCAACGAGAGCCGCGCCTTAGGCCTCGCAAGTGACGACGACATTGCTCGGAATCTTTGGAAGCAGACGCATGAGCTCATCATCAGTATTATTGGTGAATAA